The Triticum aestivum cultivar Chinese Spring chromosome 7B, IWGSC CS RefSeq v2.1, whole genome shotgun sequence genome window below encodes:
- the LOC123156804 gene encoding uncharacterized protein: protein MVDGGSISSWIESCQEAGAWARCTGGCSPPLPCGAADTDISGWVTDRGLSGWATTPAAGAIPMDSGTTRNIQVIEGTSIHITWVAMKDVFPSQVDKCVEIGLPELILMVAFSQVLQIKLYMQLMGLHDSHFNISSWKPLSVSMNNCCWSVARLHFLVGYFLPGVVEEFSEAWFVLRATFSLSFY from the exons ATGGTTGACGGCGGCTCGATCAGCTCTTGGATTGAGAGCTGCCAGGAGGCTGGGGCTTGGGCGCGATGCACGGGAGGCTGCAGTCCACCTCTTCCTTGTGGTGCAGCGGACACCGACATCAGCGGGTGGGTGACAGACCGCGGCCTCAGCGGGTGGGCGACTACACCTGCAGCTGGTGCTATACCCATGGATTCCGGCACAACTCGAAACATTCAG GTGATTGAAG GTACGAGCATACATATAACATGGGTTGCCATGAAAGATGTCTTCCCATCTCAG GTAGACAAGTGTGTGGAAATTGGACTTCCAGAACTCATCCTAATGGTCGCATTTTCTCAG GTACTTCAAATCAAACTCTACATGCAATTGATGGGGCTACATGATAGTCACTTTAATATATCTTCTTGGAAGCCACTTAGTGTTTCCATGAATAATTGTTGCTGGTCTGTTGCACGCCTTCATTTTTTGGTGGGCTACTTCCTGCCTGGTGTGGTTGAAGAATTTTCAGAGGCATGGTTCGTCTTGCGTGCAACTTTTAGTTTGAGTTTCTATTGA